A window of Babesia microti strain RI chromosome III, complete genome contains these coding sequences:
- a CDS encoding mitochondrial ribosomal protein S18 precursor, putative (overlaps_old_locusTagID:BBM_III01070) — protein sequence MHCRQLLQRRYFGSKRLKETEYAKAHTSKPKTNANQMSTKEIPLGTDSLFQECLDRIYRKRFELDERKFGQSAVIDDLDQKEARIVATIFRRVNPMQEFPPKKMDSSGRPLPFVNDSRHLYWDPFQKVDELKRQIALDFHEYTKIASYAEIMKERNRIKKLLQEDQTEYSHVEAPEPDQIKHEKFWDPNPNIRRVLANNRRPFDWKDLHALFHFVADNGQILPRRLTLATRCQQRQIFRAIRIARDMAVFPFDWKPRIRDRIPIMDPLQYLADELTHLYINQGDLRARAMLTVLAKRDAKINLHRLLKYEAHKSSGSDASSTDNNVTYM from the exons ATGCATTGTAGGCAATTGCTGCAGCGAAGATATTTTGGATCCAAGCGACTTAAGGAGACTGAATATGCAAAGGCACATACATCAAAACCAAAAACCAATGCTAATCAGATGAGTACAAAGGAAATACCGTTAGGCACAGATAGTTTGTTCCAGGAGTGCCTTGATCGTATATATCGGAAACGGTTTGAGTTAGACGAGCGCAAATTTGGTCAATCTGCAGTGATTGACGATTTGGATCAAAAGGAAGCGAGGATTGTGGCCACAATTTTTAGGCGTGTGAATCCTATGCAAGAATTCCCGCCCAAAAAAATGGACTCGTCAGGCCGGCCTTTGCCATTTGTTAATGATTCCAGACATTTGTACTGGGACCCTTTTCAGAAGGTGGACGAGTTGAAACGCCAGATAGCTCTGGATTTCCACGAGTACACCAA AATCGCATCTTACGCTGAAATAATGAAGGAAAGGAATCGCATCAAAAAACTACTACAGGAAGACCAAACAGAATATTCGCACGTTGAAGCGCCAGAACCTGATCAGATTAAACACGAAAAATTTTGGGATCCAAATCCAAATATCCGCCGTGTACTAGCTAATAACAGACGCCCATTTGACTGGAAGGATTTGCATGCCCTGTTCCACTTTGTTGCAGATAATGGGCAAATTTTACCGCGAAGGCTCACTTTGGCAACCAGGTGTCAACAGAGACAGATCTTTAGGGCTATAAGGATAGCCCGTGACATGGCCGTGTTCCCCTTTGACTGGAAGCCAAGGATTAGGGACAGGATTCCAATAATGGATCCCCTCCAGTACTTGGCCGATGAACTAACACATCTATACATCAACCAAGGCGATCTAAGGGCCAGGGCCATGCTAACTGTTCTGGCCAAGAGGGATGCCAAGATCAATCTCCATAG GTTACTGAAATATGAGGCGCATAAGTCGAGTGGCAGTGATGCCAGTAGTACGGATAACAATGTAACATATATGTGA
- a CDS encoding conserved Plasmodium protein, unknown function (overlaps_old_locusTagID:BBM_III01075) gives MINLSTDENLNFIINVLEQTVDELKSNVNRLKLFINVKKENALLNKIYKYLSETEGSEIIKFKFPLKIDKCNVPSMYYSVLSDNKHDLELNNITKEHKNITTKTETSRSCSPISNLKSALFGITGFCNNANFTPATNEVNTLELPELERQVEPIDDDVSSVENFAQFNELGYQTFSKLNNLSSLNQLRSVKSDSFCTINETDVLNSSGTDDVEFYSENDDPPLTKRIIPDCIIFNVMYQKEKLFLTEFINTCGEAISTFNRIINDTNKFKIVIKNELKGIMSGYNIRDKQWSKVRANLIKNGKYLELCLGNSKGPYKIEGDTPGIVNGLGVKSILAYIRYTNIEREWQQVIRKAKVFIMQLGRSFFKLFNDFVKYYNDKVYKPSCKILKLFAALAERNELYSIHSTFSDDIYNESLIKTLSKQHIENITKLRKLRTLLAKYFALRSEKLGIESHLGSTIPSFPVAGVDISFFFFGLHTYYKLHKTNLSERRDRTLNSVTNSPQLSSSNSSCANNATSNANSQPCATVAELPNFNEFGQFPPFVKVLVDVMKPFKEVLPDDLTKILNQLNKPNEHDNGKKDTTSEEAETEASETMDKMAANALGWLETNDDTTHAVNCVGMRLVNKWLDKAFYNISNNALGDNVKEYSKCYKFQAIARLCYHHSYLNMNFNKGDIVKVYEPVGDIWWGSFKGLDGPFPAKCLDTRWIMGLQVDYEKKTELDVYITTPSDDIAYPSDINDVGISLFDKFNIPENCLGSFPCALHKKILLQGRLYISKSYLAFSSHFNDSTLFGEATILTVPIASIKNVRKGSKKIFSQSIEVDCVHNVYIFSSLISRNKVLDFINLLIKLKSPEVSNKMNLVYEPKPNNVNLIVPDELKKFDLFKDGYNQLEHMAFYLTTPMLIEDVFSLLFDLSQPPHRSVREMLKYDNFFYSVEDGIKVDALQDSDGLKINFTSISPSVTKRTLFYCIEVKQSSFNQMLGVPTKGNVIETITVYFIDDSNVLIESDTRISGLPFSDSFHNKWHILLKSQGQITSISGYYQVFIDHWIPFSNKVLNEAQSGVKQALECFADSSYQKMST, from the exons ATGATTAATCTGTCTACTGATGAAAACCTAAACTTTATAATAAACGTATTGGAACAGACTGTAGATGAATTAAAGTCCAATGTCAATCGattgaaattgtttataaatgTCAAAAAGGAAAACGCTTTAttgaataaaatttacaagtaTCTTTCAGAAACAGAAGGGTCGGAAATTATCAAGTTCAAGTTTCCACTGAAAATAGACAAATGCAATGTACCTTCCATGTACTATTCAGTTTTATCCGATAACAAACACGATTTAGAACTTAATAATATCACCAAAGAGcacaaaaatatcactacAAAGACAGAAACTTCCAGAAGTTGCAGTCCAATTTCAAACCTTAAAAGTGCGTTGTTTGGCATTACTGGATTTTGTAACAATGCAAATTTCACCCCTGCAACAAATGAAGTCAATACACTCGAGCTGCCTGAACTTGAAAGACAGGTGGAGCCAATTGATGATGACGTTTCATctgttgaaaattttgcccAGTTTAACGAACTTGGCTACCAGACTTTCTCaaaattgaacaatttaagCTCTTTAAATCAACTAAGGTCGGTAAAGTCTGACTCATTTTGCACAATTAATGAGACTGATGTACTGAATTCATCGGGTACAGATGATGTCGAATTTTATAGCGAAAATGACGACCCACCCCTGACCAAAAGAATTATTCCAGATTGCATAATATTCAATGTTATGTATCAAAAAGAAAAGTTATTCTTGACCGAGTTTATTAATACCTGTGGGGAGGCCATTAGCACCTTCAATCGGATAATCAATGATACgaataaattcaaaattgtcatcaaaaatgaattgaaaGGTATTATGTCGGGATATAATATAAGGGATAAACAATGGAGCAAAGTCCGGGCCAATCTGATcaaaaatggcaaataCCTGGAGTTGTGCTTGGGGAACTCAAAGGGCCCTTATAAAATTGAGGGGGATACACCAGGTATTGTCAATGGGCTTGGCGTGAAATCCATTCTGGCCTATATTCGCTACACCAATATTGAGCGGGAGTGGCAGCAAGTTATAAGAAAAGCCAAGGTCTTCATAATGCAACTGGGGCgatcattttttaaattgttcaatgACTTTGTTAAGTACTACAATGATAAGGTATACAAGCCATCTTGCAAAATTCTCAAGCTATTTGCAGCTCTAGCAGAGCGTAACGAGCTATATAGTATTCATAGTACGTTTAGTGATGACATATACAACGAATCACTTATAAAGACCTTATCAAAGCAACACATTGAAAACATTACCAAGCTACGAAAGTTGAGGACGCTGCTAGCCAAATACTTTGCATTACGTTCAGAAAAGCTGGGAATTGAGTCGCATCTTGGCTCAACCATACCCTCATTTCCCGTCGCCGGTGTTGACATATCATTCTTCTTCTTTGGCCTGCATACCTACTACAAATTGCACAAAACGAATCTTTCAGAACGTAGAGATAGAACACTTAATTCTGTTACGAACTCTCCCCAATTATCATCTTCCAACTCGTCTTGTGCCAATAATGCTACTTCAAATGCTAATAGTCAACCTTGCGCCACTGTGGCGGAGTTACCTAATTTCAATGAATTTGGTCAATTTCCCCCCTTTGTCAAAGTGCTTGTTGATGTAATGAAACCTTTTAAGGAGGTTTTACCAGACGACTTAACCAAAATCCTCAATCAACTCAACAAACCAAATGAACATGACAATGGGAAGAAAGATACAACAAGTGAAGAAGCTGAGACAGAGGCAAGTGAAACTATGGATAAGATGGCAGCGAATGCCTTAGGGTGGCTGGAAACGAACGATGATACTACCCACGCTGTAAATTGTGTGGGCATGCGCTTGGTGAATAAGTGGCTAGATAAAGCCTTTTACAACATTTCCAACAACGCTCTCGGGGATAACGTGAAAGAATATTCTAAGTGTTATAAATTCCAGGCTATTGCTAGATTGTGCTATCATCATAGTTACTTAAATATGAATTTCAACAAAGGGGATATCGTCAAGGTGTATGAACCGGTGGGGGATATTTGGTGGGGAAGTTTTAAAGGTTTAGATGGGCCTTTTCCAGCAAAATGTTTGGACACTAGATGGATAATGGGACTTCAAGTAGATTATGAGAAGAAGACTGAGTTAGATGTGTATATTACGACTCCAAGTGATGATATTGCATACCCTAGCGATATTAACGATGTTGGCATTTCATtgtttgacaaatttaacatacCTGAAAATTGCCTTGGATCATTTCCTTGTGCTTTACACAAAAAAATCCTTTTACAAGGTaggttatatatttcaaagaGCTACTTAGCCTTCAGTTCACACTTCAACGATAGCACATTGTTTGGTGAGGCAACAATTCTAACTGTACCAATAGCttccattaaaaatgtcagAAAGGGCAGCAAAAAAATCTTTTCCCAATCTATAGAGGTGGATTGCGTCCacaatgtttatatattttcatctcTCATTAGTCGGAACAAGGTACTGGACTTTAtcaatttgttgataaagTTGAAGTCACCAGAAGTCAGtaataaaatgaatttggTGTACGAACCCAAACCAAATAACGTGAATTTGATTGTTCCCGACGAATTAAAGAAATTTGATCTGTTTAAAGATGGTTACAACCAACTCGAGCACATGGCTTTTTATCTAACAACTCCCATGCTCATTGAGGATGTTTTCAGCCTCCTTTTCGATTTATCCCAGCCGCCTCACCGCAG cGTTCGAGAGATGTTGAAATACGACAATTTTTTCTATTCTGTGGAAGATGGGATAAAAGTGGACGCTCTTCAGGATTCTGATGGATTGAAGATCAATTTTACCAGCATATCACCCAGTGTCACAAAGAGGACGctattttattgtatagAGG TCAAGCAAAGTTCTTTTAATCAGATGTTGGGTGTACCAACCAAGGGCAATGTCATCGAGACTATTACCGTCTACTTTATTGACGATTCAAATGTTCTAATTGAGAGTGATACCAGAATATCAGGTTTACCATTTTCTGATTCATTTCACAATAAGTGGCATATTTTACTTAAGAGTCAAGGGCAGATAACCTCCATATCGGGGTATTACCAAGTTTTCATTGACCACTGGATCCCATTCTCTAACAAGGTTTTGAATGAGGCACAGAGTGGTGTTAAACAGGCTTTGGAATGCTTTGCGGATTCTTCTTATCAGAAAATGTCTACTTGA
- a CDS encoding hypothetical protein (overlaps_old_locusTagID:BBM_III01080) produces MDTNASLPLFRADHVKKHSYHLIIHRNHHNEIDKSCEDIVDNHKDVFDSHKNENYAPKTTECDYSVAVLGQLGYVLDYGDIKSKGSRWREDKILKRFKNDIKLDDQAVNDVSLDVEAEFISQRFYLNSIRSTSKNSSTIKNIDINNGHTFNTDVNDLATTANNTDDCNANVISDCVNGDVKYVLDCTCGIGGNLIPIAANFICIGVELSPQRCEICKHNLKVYGLDNRAVVVNTDITTFLDSINFNDPQSFKDFGIDVTKPPFDKLLKQKFSWTIISPPWGSTNYPGCKETTITYRLRYITSIDIKSVVTKAAAVSNNVSLMLPRSQNIPDLIHLSQLTNLPFVTIDLLYKSTRNPLPRLCYVHLTSQLMDKCGPVKRRKVDMERWDIADITECVYIAVPINYNQGKINLISPLSTNSMFNDIKTPSFTRALGESILSAINEPIHSLPRLINIIEIIGTKEIQSLLQDTNRIYHSCGMKYDLDGITKSRTFGGIFFYLFKTRHRMVYRQVEKQDKLRKLRKQH; encoded by the coding sequence ATGGATACAAATGCATCTCTACCACTGTTCCGCGCGGATCATGTGAAAAAACATTCCTACCACTTGATAATACATAGGAATCATcataatgaaattgataaatcttGTGAAGATATAGTAGATAATCACAAAGATGTTTTTGACAGtcataaaaatgaaaattatgCACCAAAAACAACTGAATGTGATTATAGCGTTGCTGTGCTTGGCCAACTGGGATACGTTCTCGACTATGGAGACATAAAGTCTAAAGGTTCACGCTGGAGGGAAGATAAGATTTTGAAAAggtttaaaaatgatattaaattggatgatcAAGCAGTAAACGATGTTTCCTTGGATGTGGAGGCTGAATTTATTTCACAAAGGTTCTACTTAAACTCTATCAGATCCacttcaaaaaattcaagtaccattaaaaatatagatataaataatggGCATACTTTCAATACAGATGTTAATGACTTGGCAACCACCGCGAACAACACTGATGATTGTAATGCTAATGTTATATCTGACTGCGTTAATGGTGatgtaaaatatgttcTAGATTGTACTTGTGGTATTGGCGGTAATTTAATTCCTATAGCCGCAAATTTCATATGTATTGGAGTCGAATTGTCACCTCAAAGATGtgaaatttgtaaacaCAACCTGAAAGTTTATGGATTGGACAATCGTGCTGTTGTTGTAAATACCGATATCACAACCTTCTTAGATTCGATAAATTTCAATGATCCCCAAAGCTTTAAGGATTTTGGAATTGATGTGACTAAGCCTCCCTTTGATAAGCTGCTAAAACAAAAGTTTTCGTGGACTATAATATCTCCACCTTGGGGTAGCACCAATTATCCCGGATGCAAAGAAACAACTATAACGTATCGCCTTAGGTACATCACATCGATAGACATCAAAAGTGTAGTGACTAAAGCAGCTGCTGTGAGTAATAATGTTTCATTGATGTTACCAAGGTCTCAAAATATACCAGATCTAATCCATTTATCGCAACTAACAAATCTCCCATTTGTCACGATCGATTTACTATACAAGTCAACCCGCAATCCCTTACCAAGGTTATGTTATGTTCACCTTACCAGCCAATTAATGGATAAGTGTGGGCCAGTTAAGCGCAGAAAGGTTGATATGGAAAGGTGGGATATCGCTGATATTACCGAGTGCGTTTATATAGCTGTACCAATCAATTATAACCAAGGTAAAATAAATCTTATAAGTCCActatcaacaaattcaatGTTTAATGACATAAAAACCCCATCTTTCACTAGAGCCTTAGGAGAATCGATACTTAGTGCCATTAATGAGCCTATCCACAGCCTGCCCAGATTGatcaatataattgaaatcaTTGGTACTAAGGAGATCCAATCGTTGCTCCAGGATACAAATAGAATTTATCACTCATGTGGTATGAAATATGACTTAGATGGTATAACTAAGAGTAGGACCTTTGGTGGTATATTTTTCTACCTCTTCAAGACAAGGCATCGAATGGTATATCGACAAGTTGAAAAACAGGATAAACTCAGAAAGTTACGAAAACAGCATTGA
- a CDS encoding Adaptor complexes medium subunit family (overlaps_old_locusTagID:BBM_III01085) has product MISAIFISTPRGDILLYRAYKDDITRQDASEFVQRLILSDKYKEVPTIRHRRWVYAKVSINFLTLCCVVRHNGNVTRALTCLIELRQLIHVVVGEKVTNDSVMNNILTIYEIMDEIIDGGCIQNMEKVALANFSVSEFSARLLLNNSSFVQYSAPTDDNIPNLPDVPSFTNDFPIAPQPKPIESPLFVQKEDPYESFNQTYLAATSFAILKGADVKHVKNASSFNVISNTSGKHDADLNLGTAMATGEMVPWRIYGLDYRKNEIILTVSEVLNVYYNLAGSLVDCHIIGNLEVNSYISGSPELTLGANFSVDNISYGGIYTLPSKELPSPESSRNYTIFEHVKFHKSVQLNSAYTGCICFIPPDGQFTLFTYRSTDKIVHPLKITAVVHKRSSIHLDYAITIKWLLGKKLTGTGIVATLPIPPSSKNVDIYNVSTGNAKVEMSKNVVEWKIKKLCGEQELTMRCGTDFTASPIGTQWKQLPLHVKFEIAGYAPSGIFIKNIDSTEKIGLKLNKRINYHTMGNYHVHIKR; this is encoded by the coding sequence ATGATTTCGGctatttttatatcaacACCACGCGGGGATATTCTATTATATCGTGCATACAAGGATGACATAACACGACAAGACGCTTCGGAATTCGTCCAACGGTTAATTTTGTCGGACAAATACAAGGAAGTCCCTACAATTCGCCACCGTCGCTGGGTTTATGCCAAAGTTTCCATAAACTTCCTAACTTTGTGTTGCGTGGTAAGACACAATGGGAATGTCACAAGGGCTCTAACTTGTTTAATAGAGTTACGGCAATTGATACATGTTGTAGTCGGGGAAAAAGTGACAAACGATTCTGTTATGAATAACATTTTGACCATATACGAGATTATGGATGAGATAATTGATGGGGGGTGTATTCAGAATATGGAAAAGGTGGCTTTAGCTAACTTTTCAGTCTCCGAGTTTTCAGCCAGATTGTTGTTAAACAATTCTTCCTTCGTACAGTATTCGGCGCCCactgatgataatattcCAAATCTACCCGATGTGCCTTCATTCACAAACGATTTCCCCATCGCACCGCAGCCAAAACCTATAGAATCACCACTGTTTGTCCAAAAAGAAGATCCGTATGAGTCATTCAATCAGACTTACTTGGCTGCAACTTCATTTGCTATACTCAAAGGGGCTGATGTTAAACATGTGAAAAATGCATCCTCGTTCAATGTTATAAGTAACACCAGTGGTAAACATGATGCTGATTTAAATCTGGGTACTGCCATGGCAACTGGCGAGATGGTTCCCTGGAGAATCTACGGTCTTGACTATAGGAAGAATGAAATAATCCTTACAGTATCGGAAGTGCTAAATGTATATTACAACCTGGCTGGGTCACTAGTTGACTGCCATATAATTGGTAATCTTGAAGTTAACAGTTATATATCTGGATCTCCAGAATTGACATTGGGAGCCAACTTTTCAGTTGACAATATCAGCTATGGCGGCATTTATACCCTCCCTAGCAAAGAACTTCCCTCGCCAGAATCTTCACGTAactatacaatatttgaacatgtaaaatttcacaagagtgtacaattaaattCTGCTTACACTGGCTGTATATGCTTCATCCCTCCAGATGGCCAATTTACACTCTTCACATATCGTTCCACTGACAAAATTGTTCACCCTCTTAAAATCACTGCAGTGGTGCACAAGAGATCCTCAATCCATCTAGACTATGCAATTACTATAAAATGGTTGCTGGGTAAAAAACTTACGGGTACTGGCATAGTAGCTACGTTACCAATTCCGCCAAGCTCGAAAAATGTagatatttacaatgttTCCACGGGTAACGCAAAGGTAGAAATGTCTAAAAACGTTGTGGAGTGGaagattaaaaaattatgcgGAGAGCAAGAGTTGACTATGCGCTGTGGAACTGACTTTACCGCTTCACCGATTGGTACACAGTGGAAGCAGCTGCCACTGcatgttaaatttgaaattgctGGATATGCTCCCAGTGGtatattcatcaaaaatatcgATTCCACCGAAAAAATTGGCCTCAAACTGAACAAACgcataaattatcatactATGGGAAATTACCACGTACATATCAAGCGCTAA
- a CDS encoding hypothetical protein (overlaps_old_locusTagID:BBM_III01090) — MDVNNTVRWNILLKNSMKPLIVGHRGMGTSVEGGISHYIENSVESFLKSLQVGCDGVEMDLFLTGDNQLAVIHCKNEEGDISANVQDKHGPIEEYVGDLSCLSLKLPESISNYDHLTNKTPTVQTLTEILDNISKQISSDKAFVNIELKGKKKQIGPQVLEVLNKYQLPFLISSFNYEFTEMEGTLKEFTPKTDILIDIIGNKEGIPLGLLVAHYEGMIYLKLDTLLQLSHKYQAKWLILDQNVQIICPETNKPVKISSIAAKKFISKIHSNQLYIAIYMSDHEDDHETIMDCCTNGMDMLIVNEVVKAIEIRQAVYDSKTNIYF; from the coding sequence ATGGATGTAAACAACACAGTGAGATGGAACATCTTACTAAAGAATTCTATGAAACCTCTAATTGTTGGACACCGTGGCATGGGAACAAGTGTGGAAGGGGGAATTTCCCATTATATCGAAAATTCAGTTGAATCTTTTCTCAAATCATTACAAGTTGGCTGCGATGGAGTTGAAATGGATTTATTTTTGACTGGCGATAATCAACTTGCCGTAATCCATTGTAAAAATGAGGAAGGTGATATATCCGCAAATGTTCAGGATAAACATGGGCCAATTGAAGAATATGTTGGCGACCTATCTTGTTTATCTTTAAAATTACCAGAATCAATATCCAACTATGATCATCTGACGAACAAAACTCCGACGGTACAGACACTAACTGAGATACTTGATAACATATCCAAACAAATTTCCAGCGACAAAGCCTTTGTAAATATTGAGCTGAAGGGCaaaaaaaaacaaatagGTCCACAAGTACTAGAGGTACTAAACAAATACCAACTGCCATTTTTGATATCTAGCTTCAACTATGAGTTTACTGAGATGGAAGGTACATTAAAAGAGTTTACACCTAAAACCGATATTTTGattgatataattggaAATAAAGAAGGGATTCCTTTGGGCCTGCTAGTAGCCCATTATGAAGGGATGATATACCTGAAGTTGGATACTTTATTGCAACTATCACACAAATACCAAGCAAAATGGTTAATTTTGGACCAAAACGTTCAAATCATCTGTCCAGAAACTAATAAACCCGTGAAgatatcatcaattgcagctaaaaaattcataagTAAAATTCACAGCAACCAACTTTACATAGCAATATACATGTCTGACCATGAAGACGATCATGAAACTATTATGGATTGCTGTACCAATGGAATGGACATGCTTATAGTCAACGAAGTTGTCAAAGCAATTGAAATAAGACAGGCTGTGTATGATAGCAAAACTAACATCTACTTTTAA